Below is a genomic region from Deinococcus koreensis.
CTCCGGTTCCGCTTCGAGACCAGCTTCGGAGTCCAGACCGAAAAGGTCGTGCCGCTGCTGGTGCTGCACGGCGACGGCGTGCAGGGACTCGCCGAGGGCACCATGGAATTCGCCCCGATGTACCGCGAGGAGACCATCGCCGGCGGCCTTCACCTGCTGCGCGAGGTGTTCCTGCCGCGCGTGCTGGGCCGCACCTTCGCCAACCCACAGGAGCTGGAGGGTGCGCTGGGCGGCTTCCGGGGCAACCGCATGGCGCGCGCCATGGTCGAGATGGCTGCCTGGGATCTCTGGGCCAGGATGCTGAACGTCCCGCTGGGCACGCTGCTGGGCGGCACCAGAACCAGCGTCGAGGTCGGCGTGAGCCTGGGCATCCAGGCTGATCAGGCCGCCACCGTGGACGTGGTGCGCCGGCATGTGGAGCAGGGCTACCGGCGCCTCAAGCTCAAAATCAAACCCGGCTGGGATGTGCAGCCGGTGCGCGCGACCCGCGAGGCCTTTCCCGACATCCGCCTGACCGTGGACGCCAACTCGGCCTACACGCTGGCCGACAGCGGGCGGGTGCGCGCGCTGGACGATTTCGACCTGACCTATATCGAGCAGCCGCTGGCCTGGGACGATCTGGTCGACCACGCCGAGCTGCAGCGCCGCGTGCTGACCCCGCTGTGCCTGGACGAGAGCGTGGCGAGCGCGCAGGACGCCCGCAAGGGCCTGGCGCTGGGGGCCGGACGGGTGATCAACGTGAAGGTGGCGCGGGTCGGTGGTCACGCCGAGGCCCGGCGCGTGCATGACGTCGCGCAGGCGTTCGGCGTGCCGGTGTGGTGCGGTGGGATGCTCGAAAGCGGGGTGGGCCGGGCGCACAACATCCACCTCTCGACCCTGCCGAATTTCACGCTGCCGGGCGATACCAGTTCGGCCAGCCGCTACTGGGCCACCGACGTGATCAACGAGCCGCTGGAAGCCGAGGACGGCCTGATGCAAGTTCCGACGGGGGCGGGCATCGGCGTAAGCCTGAACCGGGAGTTCATAGGGCAGGTGGCCGAACTGCACGAGGAGATGCGCCCCTGATGCCGGAGGGGGAGGCCGCCGCGCCCCGTCCTCACGCCACCGGGCCCTACGTCATCCGGGACGTGACCGATCCCTGGGCCCTGCGGGCGCTGGAGGGGGTTCAGGTGGCGGCGTGGGGCTACGCCGACCGCGAGGTCACGCCAGGCACGCTGCTGCGGATCAGCGCCGTGACCGGCGGGATCGTTCTGGGGGCCTACCCGGCGCAGGGAGAGGATCAGCAGACCCCGGTCGGGCTGGCCTTCGGCTTCCCGGCGCTGGCCGGCGGGCAGGCGTGGCACCACTCGCACCTGCTGGCGGTGCGGCCTGGGTGGCGGGGCAGCGGGCTGGCGGTGGCCCTGAAGCTCGCCCAGCGGGAACGGGCGCTGGCCCAGGGCCTGACGCGCATGACCTGGACCTTCGATCCGCTGCTGGCGCGCAACGCCCGCCTGAACCTGGGCAAGCTGGGCGCGGTCGCGGTGAGCTACCACCCCGACTGGTACGCGCTCTCGGACGACCGCGACTCGGCCTTCCCCGCCGACCGCCTGATGGTGGAGTGGGATCTGACCCGGCCCCACGCCGGGCGCCCCGCCCCGCCGCCGGACGGGCGGGTGGTGCTGGAGCGGCAGGGGGCCGGGCCGGGAACACCCCGCCTGGATCACGGGGGCGGGCCGCTGCTGGCCGAGGTGCCGACCTCGCTGGAGGCCCTCGACGAGGAGCAGCAGCGGGCCTGGCGCCTGGCCCTGCGCGGCGTGCTCATGGCCGCCCTGGAACGCGGCTACGCCGTGAGCGATCTGGCCCGCGAGGGCGACCGGGCCTACTACGTGCTGTCTCGCCGCTGACCCCTCCGACCCGGCCGCCCTGCCCGGCTGCCCTGTCCGGAGGGCGGTCAGTCCACCCCCATCCACCTCCCGGATGTGTTATGTTATTTACATAAGGAGGGCCTGTGTTACATATCGAATTCATCACGGATCTGGGGGCGCGAGTCATTGTGGATGTGGACAGCGCCGACAAGCTGCTGGATGTCCAGCGTCAGTACGGCCGGCTGGGCTGGACGAGCGGCGAGATTCCCAGCGGCGGCTATCAGTTCCCACACGACAACGAGCCCGATTTCGACTGGTCGCTGATCGGCGCCCGCAGGTGGACGAGTCCCGACGGCGAGGAGCTGGTGATCCACAGGGGCCACGCCTACCGCCGCCGCGAACTGGAAGCCGTGGACAGCCGCAAGATGAAGCTGCCGGCCGCCGTCAAGTACTCACGCGGCGCCAAGAGCACCGATCCCGAGCAGGTGCGCGAGAAGTCCGACGGCGAGTTCGAGTACGTGACGCTGGCGATCTTCCGGGGCGGCAAGCGCCAGGAGCGCTACGCCCAGCCCGGCCAGGGCCGTCCGGCCACCGGGCCGGCGCCGCGCCCCGCGCCCGCCCGCGCTCCCCAGGCGGCCGCCCCGCCAGCCGGGCCGGCCCCGGCCCAGCGCACTGCCGTCCTGGAGGCCCCCCCCGAGGACGAGACGCCGTTCTGAGCTCCGTGGCCTGACCACGCTCCGCCGCCGCCTGGAGATCACCCCAGGCGGCGGGTTCTCCTTTTCCTGGTCTACTCTCCCTGCCGCGACAGCACGCCTGCGACGTCGGCGGGCTGCCAGCCCTCCGGCTTGAGCAGTTTGCCGTCGGCGCGCCGGGGGCCGCTGACCTTGCTCAGATTGGCGCGGTGAACCTCGGCGAACACGGCGTCCGCATCTACCCCCAGCGTATCGAGCGCTCCGTAGGTGACATATAGCAGGTCGGCCAGCTCATGCGCCAGCGCCGCGAGGTCGCCGGGTTCCGCCCCCTCGCCCGCGTCCAGACGGGCGGCCAGCGCCGCAAACTCCGCCCGCACCTCGGCCACTTCCTCGTCGATCAGGGTGCGGCGCAGGGCCAGCTGCTGCGGGGTGGGCAGCGCCGGGCGCTCGGGCGAGGGCAGGCCGATCAGGCGGTGGAAGTCCCGCAGCTTCCGGGCGTTCGAGGTCATGGGCCATGCTAGGGGATCGGGCCTCCGTACCGGGGAGGGCGCGGACGGCGCAGGCGCCAGGCACGGCCTCCGTGCCCCACTCCATGCCCCCCAACAGAAACAGCGGCCAGGATCGCTCCTTGCCGCTGGACACTTCTGGAGTCGGCGGGTGGAGGGACTCGAACCCCCCAGAGGCCAGCATCAGCCCGCTCGCACGCCCGTTGGTAAAGGGGTGGGCGTCTCCCCCTCTGGCGTCCTGGCCGCGCCCCCCGACGCTCTGGTCAGGTGCGGGACAGGTTGCTTGCCAGGCGGAAGTATGGCCCGCTGGACGACTTACAGCGTGTGTTCTGTCCACAGCTAATCTTTAGCCACCTGAAGCAGACCCTTCATGCGGCGGCCGCGCCGGCTTCCACCCCCCAGGCTCCAGCCTGACCCGGACGCCTCCGCGCCACATGAGGGGTTCCCTGTCGACCCAGCGCTGGACATCCCGGCCCAGACGGTTCTGGACAGAGGGCAGGGGGCCGGAACGCGCTTCAGACCTCAATGACCCGGTAGCCGTAGGCGTTGATCACCCGCGCCCCCGAGGTCTCGTCCTGGTATTCGAGCTTCTTGCCCTCGTACTCGTGGATGTGGCCGTGGACGACCAGACCGGGCCGGCGGCGGTTCATGAAGCGGGTGATCTCCCGGCAGCCCCGGTGGGCGAAATCCGTGCCCGCATGTGGCCCCAGGGGCGGGGCGTGCGTGAGCAGCACGTCCACCCCCCGGCGTGCCCGCAGCGCCAGCAGGCCCAGCCCCCGCCAGGCCTCGAACTCGCTGTACTGTCCCTGTCCGTCGCGGCGGTAGCGGGGCGCGCCCCCCCAGCCCGCGATCCGCAGCCCCGCCTCCTCGACCACCCGGCCGTGTGCGGGAATCACGCCGCGCGGGGGAATGCGGCCATCGCCCTCGTTGACGTACTCGTTGGCGTGGTTGCCGTGCACGTACACGATGGGCACGGTGAGTTTGCTGGCCAGGAATTCCAGGTAGTAACCCGGCAGGTCGCCGGCCGCCAGCACGGCGTCCACGGGCGGGGCGCCCTGCGGAAACCCTTCCCGGTACACGAAGGGGTGCACGTAATCCGCCAGCAGCATCAGCCGCTTGCCCAGCGGCGGCGAGGCGTCCGGGCGGATCGGGGAGGGCTGGGGGGCAGGATCGGTCATGGAGGGGGGGCGGGCACCGGGGCAGGGCGGTGATTGACCCTACCGCATCTGGCCGGAGGGGGCCCGTGCGGGGCGCCAGCAGGTCGGCGAAAGACCGAGTTTATCCTGCGCCTGTGCCCCCGCTCTTTACACCCCGTTTAGTCCTGCTGCCCCTGAGCCGCGCCATGCTGGAGCAGCGGCTGATGCGGCCGTCGTTCGACCTGCGCTGCGAGACGCCTCAGGGCGCGCTGGACGTGCACTTCCCGCCCCAGTGGCCCGGCGACCCCCTGCCCCTCTACCCGGCCCTGCTGGCTGGCCTGCCCCCAGATCAGGACGAACTCCGCCTCACCTTCGCGGTCGTGACCCGCGCGGCCCCGGAGGCCATCGGACAGATCGGCACCCACGCGCCGCCCGACGATACGGGCGCGGTCGAGATCGGCTACGGCCTGAGCCCCTCCGCCCGGGGCCGGGGCTACGCCACCGAGGCCGTGGGTGCCCTGGTGCAGCACCTGCACGGCCAGGAGCGTATCCGGACGGTCACGGCCCAGACGGCCCTCGGCAACCGCGCCAGCGAGCGCGTGCTGGAAAAGCTGGGCTTCGTGCAGACCGGACTGGGCTGGAGCCCGGAGGACGGCGACCTGACGCTCTGGGCGCACTGAGGCTCTGGGCGAACTGAGGCTCTGGACACACCGGCCAGCATGAATATTCACCTGAATATCGGCGCCGGCGTGACACGCAGACGGCCAGAAAATATTGATGCAGCCGTAAGGCATAGCCCGGGCCAGCCCCTAAGCTGGTATTCATGGACATCTCCATTCTCGGCATTCCGATGGATCTGGGCGCGGGTCGGCGCGGCGTGGACATGGGCGCCTCGGCCCTGCGCAACGCCCAGCTGGCGCGCACGCTGCGCGACCTGGGCCACTCGGTCAGCGACCTGGGCGACGTGGGGGTCGCCATTCCCGAAACCCTGGACAAGCACGCCAACGGCGGCCTGGTCTTCCTGGAGCCCATCGTGGACGCCTGCCGCAGCGCCGCCGAGCGGATCGCGGCGCTGCCGGAGACCGCCTTTCCGCTGACGCTGGGCGGCGACCACAGCGTCAGCATGGGCACGGTGACGGGCAACGCCCTGCGCGGCGCTCCGGCAGGCCAGGGAGCGGGCACGCGGCTGGGCCTGATCTGGGTCGACGCCCACACCGACTACAACACGCCGACAAGCAGCCCCAGCGGCAACATCCACGGGATGCCGGTCGCGCACCTGACCGGCCTGGGCGACCCGCGCCTGACCGGCCTGGGCGGCGGCTGGCACATGCGGCCCGAGGACATCGTGATGATCGGCATCCGCTCGGTGGACACCCGTGAACGGGAGGCGCTGCGGGAGGCCGGGATCCGCGCCTACACCATGAAGGACGTGGATCAGCTGGGGATCACGCGGATCGTGGCCGAGACGCTAGAACGCCTGGGCGGCGTGGAGCGCCTGCACGTGTCCTTCGACGCCGACGCCCTCGACCCCGGCGTGTGCCCCGGCGTGGGTACCCCGGTGCCCGGCGGCCTGACCTACCGCGAGGGCCACCTGCTGATGGAACTGCTCTCCGAGTCCGGCCGCGTGACCTCGATGGACATCGTGGAGGTCAACCCGATCCTCGACACCCACAACCAGACGGCCGAGGTGATGGTGAGCATGGCCGCCAGCCTGCTGGGCCAGCGGATCCTGTAGGGAATGACGACAGCCGCCGGAGGCGCGTTCCCGGCGGCTGGTGCTAGAGGTGTGGGGAGCGAACCCGACTCCGCCCCCCCTGTGCAGGCTCAGCCCTCGTCGTCGGGGTCGTCCAGGCCCAGGCCCTCGACGCCGCCGCTCTGGGCGGCCGTGACGTGCGGGCGGGCGTAGCGCATGTAGTCCAGCCAGGGCGGCGTGTGGCCGAGCTGCCGGATCATCAGGGCGATCTGGGCGGTGTGGCGCACCTCGTGGGTCATGACGTGCCACAGCAGCTGATCGAGCGAGACCGTGTCGCTGGCGGGGTCGTCCTGCACCAGCTTGACCGAACGGTTCATGTCGGGTTCGCTGTCTAAGAAGGCCTGCGTCCGTTCGTTGACCTCGCGGCCGTAGTCGATGATCCAGGCCAGGTCGTACTGCGCCGCGTTCGGGGTCACCCAGTCGTGCGAGAAGCGGCCCTCGCGGGTCACGCCGTCGCCCCGCGCGATGTTGTGCACCCAGTGATCCTCCACGTCGGTCACGTGCAGCACCAGATCCTTGATGGTGTGGAAGCGGTCGCCGGACTCGATCAGGTCGCGGTCAAGATCGGCGGGCGGCAGGGCCCGCAGGAAGTTCCACAGTTGCGTGCGCGCAGCGGACAGGTAGGCGTAATACTCGCGGACGTTCATGAGTGATGCACAGCATACCCCGGCGCGGGCGGGCTGGCCGTCTCAGGTCCAGTTGGGGCTGCTCGATCTGCATCGTCCAGCAGCGGCGCCAGCACCCGGCGCACGTCCCCGGCCGTCACGACCTGCACCAGCGCGTCCCGCAGCTCGGGGAATTCGGGCAGGTAGGCGGGCAGCACCTTGCGCAGCGGGCGCAGGGTCAGACGGCCGCTCTCGTCGTCGTAGAAGGCGGTCTGCAGTTCGGCGTGGCGCAGGGCGGTGCGGGCGCGGGTGCGGGCGTCCGGCCAGGCGTCCTCGCCCGTGGCGAGCGTGCGGAAGATCCAGGGGTTGCCCACCGCGCCGCGCCCGATCATGACCGCCGCCACGCCCGTCTTCTTCCGTGCGTTGGCCTGGGCGGCGGTGGTCACGTCGCCGCTGCCCACCACCGGCACCGGTACGCTGGCGGCCACCCGCGCGATCGCGTCCCAGTCGGCCTCGCCCGTGTAGCGCTGGGCGCTGGTGCGGCCGTGCACCGTGATCAGCGCCGCGCCGGCCTCGGCCAGCCCCTGCGCGACCTCCAGCGAGCGGTCGCTGTCCCAGCCCAGGCGGATCTTGGCGCTCACGTCCAGCCCGGTCGCTTCCCTCATGGCGCGGATCAGCGTGAAGGCGACCTCCGGGGTCTGGAGCAGGCAGGCGCCGCCCTTGCCCCGGATCTTGGGCACCGGACAGCCCATGTTGAGGTCGATGGCCGCCGGGGCGAACCAGGCCTCGGCCCGCGCCACCGCCGCCGCGAGCACCTCCGGCTCGGCGCCGAAGAGCTGCACCACGCGGCCCTGCTCGCCGGGATAGGGGCGGCCCAGGTTCAGCTTCTCGGTGTCGCCGCCGCCCATCAGCCCGCGCGCGCTGATCATCTCAGAGACGGTCCACAGTGCTCCGTGTTCGCTGGCGAGCTGCCGCATGGGCGCGTCGGAGTAGCCCGCCATGGGGGCCATCACCGCGCCGGCGCGGGTCAGTCGGGAGGCGTAGAAACCAGCGGTCATCCCGAGAGGGTAGCGTACCCCCTCCCCCCGGATGTGAACCCAGTCTCAATCCCCCCGAACGGCGGATTTCACCGATGCCTGACCCTGGCGGGCGTATGCTCAGAGACGTCCAGTCATGACCACATCACAGACCGCTTTTGCTGGACGGGAGGCTCGCCCTTGATCGCCACCCCGCTGGCGCTGCACCACGCGCCACTGCTGCACGCCCTCTACACCGCCACTCCCGGATACTTCGCGCTGCTGGGCACCCGCGTTCCCAGCCTGAGCGACGTGCAGCGCGACGTGGAAATCGCCCTGCTCGATCCCCGCCGCCACCTTGAACTGCTGCACGACGACCAGGGTGAGCTGATCGGCAGCCTGGATTCCAAGGTGGATTACCCCGAGGCCGGCGACCTGACCATCAACCTGCTGCTGATCCGCGAAGACCACCAGTCGCGGGGCCTGGGCAAGCAGGCCGTGAGGCACCTGGAGCGGCGCGTGCCCGCCCGCACCACCCGCGTCCTGGCCTCCGTGCTGGGCGACAACCCGCGCGGCGCCCGCTTCTGGGAACGCCTGGGCTACGCCTTCACCCTGGACGCCCGGCCCGCCATGACCTGGTACGCCAAGTCCGTCAACCAGCTCGCCCGCCGCCCCGACGAGAAGCGGCCAGCAGAAAAACGGCCCGGCGACAAGCAGATCCGCGTCGCCAGCGACTGAACCGCCCGGCACCAGGGGCCAGGGGCCGCCCCGGACGACCACCACGGTCATCCCGAGCGGCCCCCGTTACTTTGGAGTCATGACCGAGCCCCCGCAGACCGCGCCCACCCTGCTCACCATCGGCTACGAGAACGCCGACCTGCACGCCTTCCTGGCGACCCTGAGCGGGCATGGCGTGACCCTGCTGGTCGACACCCGCGAGCGTGCCCAGAGCCGCCGCCGGGGCTACAGCAAGACGGCCCTGGGCAGCGCGCTGCAAGAACAGGACATCGGCTACCGCCACCTGCGCGACCTGGGTACGCCGCCCGGCATCCGCAAGGCGTACAAGCTGGACAAGGATTTCGGCGCGCTGAAGGCCGGCTACACCCTGCACCTCGCCACACAGCAGGCCGCGCTGGAGGAACTGGGCGCCCTGGCCGCGCGGGAACGGGTCTGCCTGCTGTGCTACGAGGCCGACCCCCAGGAATGCCACCGTTCGCTGATCGCCGCGCGGCTGCGCGAGCTGGGGCTGGTGGGCGCGGTGGAAGACCTGACGGTAACGGGCTAAGCGCCCGCCGCCCCGACGCTCACGGCCAGCCGCCCTCGTTCAGCGGGGTCACGATGACCTCGTTCAGGACGAGTTCAGAGGGTGCGGCGCACATCCAGACCAGCAGGGCCGCCACGCGATCCGGTGGCAGCGAGTCGCTGGGCGCCTGGGGTTTGCGGTCATCGCCATGGCGGTCGTCCGGGCTCCACTGGCCCCACGAGGTCGCCATGCCGCCCGGATACACCACCGAGGCGCGGATGCCGTGCGCCTTCCCCTCAGCAGCCAGCGACTGCGTGAAGCCCCCGAGCGCGAACTTGGAGGCACAGTACGCGCTGGCGTTCGCCCAGCCGCGCTTGCCCGCCACCGACGACACGTTGATGATGGTGCCGCCGCCCCGCCGCTGCATCGGCCCGAACGCCGCTTTTGCCAGCAGAAAGGGAGCGCGCAGGTTCACGTCCAGCACGCGATCCCAGTCCTCGGCGCTGAGCTGAGCCACCGGCCCCGGCACGTCGGTGCCCGCGTTGTTGATCAGGATGTCGAGGCCGCCCAGCTCGGCCATTCCAGCCTCGGCGGCCCCCGTGAGTGCCCCGGCATCGGCCAGATCGACCGCCGCCACATGGGCACGGCGGCCCAGGGCGCGTACCTCGGCGGCCACGGCGTCCAGATCGCTCTCGCTGCGGGCGAGCAGGATCAGGTCGGCCCCCGCCCCCGCCAGAGCCAGCGCCACCGCGCGGCCCAGCCCACTGCTGGCCCCCGTGACCAGCGCCACTTTCCCGCTCAGGGTGCCGGGCGCGACTTCATACGGTGTCTGTGTCATGCGGGAAGTCTGGCAGAGGCGGGCCAGGTGGGGGCGGGAGGCTAAGGATGGGTGAGGGTTCGGGCGTAAGCTGAAGCATGAGCGAGGACGACGCCCGGACAAAACAGGATGGACGTGCGATCTTTGCCGCCCTGACCAGCTTTGAAGAGATGCCAGAGCGTGAGCAACCGGAGCAGCAGGAACGGGACTGGTCGCTGTGGGATGGGTCGGACGAGGCGCTTGCCCGTGCCTACGCCGATGCCGCTGAGGAGATGAGGCAAGACCCACCGCTCGATATGGACGTGTCACACGGGCTAGAACCGGAAGACTCACCGTGGACGTAGGACTGCGGGCACGTCACATACCTTCTGCCCGATTTCGGTCAAAGTAGGGTATGACTGCCAGACCACACTACGATCTGAAACTCCAGGCACAGGGGCGCGTCGTCGTTCCGCAGGCTGTTCGCACCGATCTGGGTGTGCAGGAAGGTGACGACCTGCTCCTAGTCAAGACCGATGACGGCTACCGCCTGACCACCCGCAGGGCGCTGATCCAGAGTGCCGTGGGCATGTTGGCGCGCGACGATGGACGCGACATGACTCAGGAACTGCTGGACGAACGACGCCAGGAAGCGCAGGCGAAGGGATGGTAAAACAGCCTCCCTCGACACCCGCATTGCTGGACGCCAGCGCCATCCTGGCCCTCTTACGTGGCGAAGTCGGGAAGGACGCCGTTCTAGCAGCATTGGAACAGCGCCCCTGCTCGGTCAGCAGCGTGACCCTGACGGAACTGGAGGGTAAAGTGATCGGTCGGGGAGAGTACACGCCCATGCAGATTCGCGCCGCACTGGAGACTGTAGCCCCCCTGATGACCGAGCTGGCGTTCGACGCTGCCTGCCGGGAGAAGGCCACCTTCTACTACGCCCGCAAGAATCCCTACAACCTGAGCCTGGGCGACGCGGCGTGCCTGGGCACCGCCGAAGCACATGGCATGAGCGTGCTGACCGCTGAGGGCAACTGGGCGAACTTACCTGACCTGGGCGTAAACGTGGAACTGATCCGGTAGCCCGCCCAGCCCACCCGCACAAGCCCCAGCATGGGCTGGAAATTACTAATTTTTTCTACATTACTTCGATGGCTTACTATGCGAATAACAGTCTGAACGACTTAATGACATTTACTCTGAGTTAACAATTGTTTTTATTCTTCTCATCTCTTCTTTATCTTTTTCACTATCCATCATATACTCCGCATGGCGGAACATTAACTTTAGTGCGGGCTTCATTCGTCTGAGTAGACCCTGTCTCGACGTATCTAAAGTATGTATCGTTATTTCACCATTTTCGGAGATTGCGCCTTTAAGAATAACTATATTCATGACAGTTCCGGCTAAGACTTTCAGAATTAGCATGGCAATATAAAACAGTACAACCATACAAACTACAAAATATACTTGTTCCCAGATCGCCGCTCCTTCTATGGCCATGGTTTTCTTTACTGGAAGTAGTAGGAGTGATATTATACCAGCCTGAATACAAGTAATTAGCATTCTAAATTGCTCATTACCAATTTTCATGATCCGCAATGCTAAATCCTCAGCAGATTTTTCGTAGTTTCTTGCAAGCGCGTATGTATTACTTACAGTTAATCCGACAGACGCCGCCAAACCAAAGATAAAAACTGGTAGAAGCACTGATGTATCAAATACAGCCATAGCAAGAAACCAACAGGCATATACAATAAAGAGTAATACAAACATAACAAACATGAACTCAAACCATTCATAAATTCCGTGTAAAAATTTCAGCATTCTGCCTCCACTAGCTAACTCGGTGCGCTATGCTCGCATTCCCCCGCCCCCGTTCTGCTTGTTCATCCACGCCGGCGGCTTCGGCGCGAAGCGGCCCAGGATGGTCTGCTGGTCATAGGCGAGGTAGGCGTCGGCCCAGGGGAAGGTCTGGTTCAGCACCCGGATGGCGTCGGGGCTGCCCATGCCGTGGTCGAGCTGGTAGATCACGAACTGCTCGGGCGTCTCCAGACGCAGGTAGGTGGGCATCGAGCCCGCGTGTTCGTCCAGCACGCTCTGGAACTCTCCCACGGCGTCGGGGCTGGCGGTTTCCAGGTCGATGGTCACGTACATGACCTTGGGCACCTCGGCCAGCTGCTCCACACTGACCAGTTCCTCGGCGATGGCGCGCAGGCCGCCGTCCTCGGATTCCAGTTCCACGATCACCAGGGCGGGCGTGTCGTTCACCAGCTTGTCCTGAATGCGGTCGTAGGCGCGGGAAAAGGCGACCAGCTCGGTCTGCCCGGACTCGTCGGCCAGGATGAAGCGGGCCATCATGCCGCCGGACTTGGTGGGCTTCTTGACCACGCTCTCGACCATGCCCGCCAGCACGGCTTTAATCCGCTTGCCGGGGGCGACGTTCTGGGTGGTGAACCACGTGTCGAGGTCGGAGATGCGGCAACTGGCGGCCTCGCGCAGCCCCTCGTGCTGCTCCAGCGGGTGCCCGGAGATGTACAAGCCCAGCGCCTCCTTCTCGATGGCGAGGCGTTCGAGGTCGGTGTACGGCGGCACGCCCGTTTTCAGGGCCGGTTCCGGGGCGACTTCCTGCGCGCCGAACAGGGCGTCCATGCCGCTGGAGGCCATCGCGGCGGCGCCCTGCGCCCAGGTCATGGACTCTTCCAGGCTCAGCGAGAGCTGCCTGCGCTCGCCGAACTGGTCGAAGGCCCCCGACTTGATCAGGCTTTCCATGGCCTTGCGGTTGCAGACCTTGTGGCCCAGGCGCGAGCAGAAGTCCGCGAGGCTCTTGAAGCGCCCGGCGCGCTCGCGTTCCTCCAGAATCCTCAGCACCGCGCCCTCGCCTAATCCCTTGATGGCGTACAGCCCGAACAGGATCTCCGCGCCCTGCACCACGAAGTCCGCCCCCGAGCGGTTGATGTCCGGCGGCAGCACCTTCACGTCCATCTTGCGGGCGTCGCTGATGTACTCGGCCACCTTGTCGGAATCCTTGCGCTCGACGGTGAGCAGGGCTGCCATGAACTCGACGGGGTAGTTGGCCTTGAGCCAGGCGGTCTGGTAGGTGATGACGCCGTAGGCGGCCGAGTGGCTGTTGTGAACGATC
It encodes:
- a CDS encoding AbrB/MazE/SpoVT family DNA-binding domain-containing protein, whose translation is MTARPHYDLKLQAQGRVVVPQAVRTDLGVQEGDDLLLVKTDDGYRLTTRRALIQSAVGMLARDDGRDMTQELLDERRQEAQAKGW
- a CDS encoding PIN domain-containing protein translates to MVKQPPSTPALLDASAILALLRGEVGKDAVLAALEQRPCSVSSVTLTELEGKVIGRGEYTPMQIRAALETVAPLMTELAFDAACREKATFYYARKNPYNLSLGDAACLGTAEAHGMSVLTAEGNWANLPDLGVNVELIR